One part of the Anopheles merus strain MAF chromosome 3L, AmerM5.1, whole genome shotgun sequence genome encodes these proteins:
- the LOC121598682 gene encoding phosphatidylinositol 4-kinase alpha isoform X1 translates to MVGNERFSFQKTVQCLARVLAMIKPTPWEKVQTLFKYCPQENAAGVFCLDARAQDAVIALGLYFLESGYQYPKEIIPYLLRLAKALPKAVWIDDVKPNKIDKIPTAEKFAFCLNSLLSDIAVGCPEHRDEIILIQVEVLTVLTNMIKGSKESSTLPPIILCKATVPLLLGLSRSMGRYAACDPPLLCRLFPKDEILVVKSAETPLSADAKDSTSVSQFRSIIPRSMSGSLSVDAGETEKSIHSSRKKLSSFYSVPYDPTTYFFAKYGSSFNQFPNMRFCDSMEKNDRLQFPINHLQTIFALAKKLLTKETLEHLDEQAGDIYALNQIKPYGYKSFSETINLVMVTLLREILQNQTDLPTPFTKDVQEFVKRLFLIGQTELQNKQHDAIDRVRDPSNIVVNKYKINVMANAACVDLLVWAIGDETVDNLCDLLTYLQESLSFTMGLEADKLCSRLYQKLNSVLGHKVVMDHMPLLMVCLEGLGKLAQKFPNIAGTSISYLRDFLVDPSPILTKLHVQSQAQTKKDKENAPFRIVVQGSDFKAFDHATKPKGLTKSAQEAFEALRDAAIENLSIALRAAHALDQYCVPALVANVSNRLFTAEKQESESSLVSLNIIVMLGHVAVALKDTPKTTNNILQFFIQRFCKVPSEQNVLIVDQLGCMIISKCEPQVFEEIMKMFSRVTVQAASLAYSTNPEQSVYRKSYHHVSDAVVNALANIAANIQGELEMLDLLGKLLELFVQIGLEAERSSDSTSGAQKASSSAGNLGMLIPVIAVLVRRLPPIKNPKQRLHKLFKDFWLYCVVMGFTNSRLWPSDWYQGVQQIAAKSPLLISQTAHRSEMRELNYTSAIRSGSVSLMELRNQILLLLDHPPADITACINKLTFAQCAYLLSVYWLEILRVENASEPSLEPILSYLCDNALLKDKYGMWQCVRCIGDQVFEKFRSVLLAQDSVREKVLESQAMLLLVYFNHIHKQIQLVADQYLSQLVDKFPHLLWNRKVLWCMLDVLQLLAFSLTLDPNEETPTLRVNSTPYTLQLMDSLPARESRVKDFADRCQGIVNEAMKWAPKSTRSHLQEYPNQVPSTSLSNHSGLALAVDSILHTWVANATIPTATKRPHCVNSDTSKFVSVLCLRSKYAGEISGLLSVLEDEEKKGLADRLVRDVWDACAEKSDPKHRGALWRATAYLILCSSANRKLLHAISSSQVQLFTESAMETAVECWQWILTARQDLELCFIQEMVTAWQTTFDKRMGLFSEEHDVTSPLAAYEGCRLVPKPIVVAPHLIWLQLLSEMVDTAKYCNRDKVEMFCMLLHRCLPFSRDFKQNRHISTVGCRFKLLQCGLSLLQGNTIPKSLARNILRERIYANALDYFCGPQLCPSQPREALLEDIAILLKFWQTMRSEKKHLVASEVSDYELHTASVNLSVQKVSLDTVSLAGSEVARSTSSGNAGWYNTIPHSTSTLSKRSARIKRPPYPKDAYDKDYMKKRNLILELLAVEIEFMLIWANPLALPELQIPGEESVAEWRARPMKLNVWRDFTRLAWSYNPALAVFLPQRIRNAETIEDEVTRLVCSDPMAAVHIPEALKYLVTTKTVLNEAPELVYMLTWARVNPIQALSYFSRQYPTHPLTAQYAVKTLNSYPAEAVLPYIPQLVQALRHDTMGYVTELIKHISKRSQIVAHQLVWNMQTNMYIDEEMHHRDSLYDALESLSQNIISSLSGPAKRFYEREFDFFGKITAVSGEIRSFPKGQARKKACLEALSRIKVQSGCYLPSNPEAMVLDIDYNSGTPMQSAAKAPYLARFRVQRCGITELETMAMEVSNNPDSQIDGPRLNSLGPEAWQAAIFKVGDDVRQDMLALQVISIFKNVFQQVGLELYLFPYRVVATAPGCGVIECVPNAKSRDQLGRQTDFGLYEYFLHQYGDETSKEFQSARSNFVKSMAAYSVIGYLLQIKDRHNGNIMIDKDGHIIHIDFGFMFESSPGGNIGFEPDLKLTDEMVMVMGGKMEAAPFKWFCDLCVQSFLAIRPYQDAIVTLVSLMLDTGLPCFRGQTITLLKQRFVPTKNSKEAAAHMLGVIRNSYQNFRTRTYDMIQYYQNQIPY, encoded by the exons ATGGTGGGAAATGAGCGCTTTTCCTTCCAAAAAACCGTCCAGTGTTTGGCCCGTGTACTGGCCATGATAAAGCCCACGCCATGGGAAAAG GTGCAAACGCTGTTCAAGTACTGTCCGCAGGAAAATGCGGCCGGAGTGTTCTGTCTCGATGCCCGGGCCCAGGATGCGGTCATCGCCCTCGGGCTGTACTTCCTGGAGAGTGGCTATCAGTATCCGAAGGAAATCATCCCCTACCTGCTGCGGCTCGCCAAAGCACTCCCGAAGGCCGTATGGATCGATGACGTCAAGCCCAACAAAATCGATA AAATACCTACGGCGGAAAAGTTTGCCTTCTGCCTGAACAGCTTGCTGTCCGACATTGCCGTCGGATGTCCAGAGCATCGCGATGAGATCATCCTCATCCAGGTGGAGGTGCTGACAGTCCTAACGAACATGATCAAGGGCAGCAAGGAGAGCAGCACGCTGCCCCCGATCATCCTATGTAAAGCGACCGTTCCATTGCTGCTCGGACTGAGCCGCTCGATGGGCCGCTATGCCGCGTGTGACCCGCCCCTACTCTGCCGACTCTTTCCAAAGGATGAAATACTCGTCGTAAAGTCGGCCGAAACGCCCCTTTCCGCGGACGCGAAGGACAGCACAAGCGTGAGCCAGTTCCGCTCGATCATACCACGATCGATGTCGGGCAGCCTGTCCGTCGATGCGGGCGAGACGGAAAAGTCAATCCACAGCAGCCGGAAGAAGCTCAGCTCGTTCTACTCCGTGCCGTACGATCCGACGACGTACTTTTTCGCAAAGTATGGCTCCAGCTTTAACCAGTTCCCGAACATGCGTTTCTGCGACTCGATGGAGAAGAACGATCGGCTCCAGTTTCCGATCAACCATCTGCAGACGATCTTTGCGCTGGCGAAGAAGCTGCTGACGAAGGAGACGCTCGAACATCTGGACGAACAGGCGGGCGATATATACGCGCTGAATCAGATCAAACCGTACGGGTATAAGAGCTTCTCGGAAACGATCAATCTGGTGATGGTGACGTTGCTGCGCGAGATACTGCAAAATCAAACAG ACTTACCGACACCCTTCACGAAGGATGTACAGGAGTTTGTTAAGCGCCTGTTCCTAATCGGCCAAACCGAgctgcaaaacaaacagcacgaTGCCATCGATCGTGTGCGTGATCCTAGCAACATCGTCGTCAACAAGTACAAGATCAACGTGATGGCCAATGCGGCGTGCGTCGATTTGCTCGTCTGGGCGATCGGCGATGAAACAG TCGACAACTTGTGCGACCTGCTAACGTATCTGCAAGAAAGTTTATCGTTCACGATGGGTTTAG AGGCCGATAAGCTGTGCAGTCGGCTGTACCAGAAGCTCAACTCGGTGCTCGGCCACAAGGTGGTGATGGATCATATGCCGCTGCTAATGGTTTGCTTGGAG ggATTAGGCAAGCTGGCGCAAAAGTTCCCCAACATTGCGGGCACCTCGATATCCTACCTGCGGGATTTCCTGGTCGATCCGAGCCCAATCTTAACGAAGCTTCACGTGCAATCGCAAGCACAAACGAAGAAGGACAAAGAGAACGCTCCTTTCCGAATCGTGG TACAAGGCTCCGATTTCAAAGCGTTCGATCACGCCACCAAACCGAAAGGACTGACCAAGTCCGCCCAGGAAGCATTCGAAGCGTTGCGCGATGCAGCGATCGAAAATCTGAGCATCGCGCTACGGGCAGCACACGCCCTCGACCAGTACTGTGTGCCGGCCCTCGTAGCGAACGTGTCCAACCGTCTGTTTACCGCCGAAAAGCAGGAAAGCGAATCGAGCCTAGTGTCGCTCAACATCATCGTAATGCTGGGGCACGTGGCGGTCGCGCTCAAGGACACGCCGAAAACGACCAACAACATATTGCAGTTTTTCATCCAACGCTTTTGCAAGGTACCATCGGAGCAGAATGTGCTGATCGTCGATCAGCTCGGTTGCATGATCATCTCCAAGTGTGAGCCGCAGGTGTTTGAGGAGATTATGAAAATGTTCTCGCGCGTCACCGTGCAGGCCGCGTCGCTCGCTTACTCGACCAATCCGGAGCAAAG tgTTTACAGGAAATCGTACCACCACGTGTCGGATGCGGTCGTTAATGCGCTCGCGAACATTGCCGCCAACATACAGGGCGAGCTGGAGATGCTGGACCTGCTCGGGAAGCTGCTGGAGCTGTTCGTGCAGATCGGGCTGGAGGCGGAACGGTCCTCGGACAGTACGTCCGGTGCGCAGAAGGCTAGCTCGAGTGCGGGCAACCTCGGCATGCTGATTCCAGTGATTGCG GTCTTGGTGCGACGACTTCCACCGATCAAAAACCCAAAGCAGCGCCTGCACAAGCTGTTCAAAGACTTCTGGCTGTACTGCGTGGTGATGGGCTTCACCAATTCGCGCCTCTGGCCGTCCGACTGGTACCAGGGCGTGCAGCAGATAGCGGCCAAATCGCCCCTGCTCATCTCCCAAACCGCCCACCGGTCGGAGATGCGCGAGCTAAACTACACCTCCGCCATCCGGTCCGGTAGCGTTAGCTTGATGGAGCTGCGCAACCaaatactgctgctgctcgaccaCCCGCCCGCGGACATCACGGCCTGCATCAACAAGCTCACGTTCGCGCAGTGCGCCTACCTGCTGAGCGTGTACTGGCTGGAGATATTGCGGGTGGAGAACGCGTCTGAGCCGAGCCTGGAACCGATCCTGAGCTACCTGTGCGATAATGCGCTGCTGAAGGACAAGTACGGCATGTGGCAGTGTGTGCGCTGCATTGGCGATCAGGTGTTCGAGAAGTTCCGCAGCGTGCTGCTGGCGCAGGACTCGGTGCGCGAGAAGGTGCTCGAATCGCAGgcgatgctgctgctcgtctACTTCAACCACATCCACAAGCAAATTCAGCTGGTGGCGGACCAGTACCTGTCCCAGCTGGTCGACAAGTTCCCGCACCTGCTCTGGAACCGGAAGGTGCTGTGGTGCATGCTGGACGTGCTGCAGCTGCTAGCGTTCTCGCTCACGCTCGACCCGAACGAGGAGACGCCGACGCTGCGTGTCAACTCGACGCCCTACACGCTGCAGCTGATGGATAGTTTGCCGGCGCGGGAAAGCCGCGTGAAGGATTTCGCCGACCGGTGCCAGGGCATCGTGAATGAGGCGATGAAATGGGCACCGAAATCAACGCGCAGCCATCTGCAGGAGTACCCGAATCAGGTGCCATCGACGAGCCTTTCGAACCACAGCGGCTTGGCGCTGGCCGTTGATTCGATTTTGCACACGTGGGTAGCGAACGCAACGATTCCGACGGCGACAAAGCGACCGCACTGCGTTAACAGTGACACTTCGAAGTTTGTGTCGGTGCTTTGCTTGCGCAGCAAGTACGCGGGTGAGATTTCCGGCCTGCTGTCCGTGCTGGAGGATGAGGAGAAGAAGGGACTGGCCGATCGGCTCGTGCGGGACGTGTGGGACGCTTGTGCGGAGAAGAGCGACCCGAAGCATCGTGGAGCGTTGTGGCGCGCGACCGCCTACTTGATACTGTGCTCGAGCGCTAACCGGAAGCTGCTGCACGCGATCTCCTCCTCGCAGGTGCAGCTGTTCACCGAGAGCGCGATGGAGACGGCGGTCGAGTGCTGGCAGTGGATACTGACCGCCCGGCAGGATCTGGAGCTGTGCTTCATACAGGAGATGGTGACCGCGTGGCAGACGACGTTCGACAAGCGCATGGGGCTGTTTTCGGAGGAGCACGATGTGACGAGTCCGCTCGCTGCGTACGAAGGCTGCCGGTTGGTGCCGAAGCCAATCGTCGTTGCGCCGCATCTGATCTGGCTGCAGCTGCTATCGGAGATGGTCGACACGGCCAAGTACTGCAACCGGGACAAGGTGGAAATGTTTTGTATGCTGCTTCACCGCTGTCTACCGTTCAGCAGGGATTTCAAGCAAAATCGGCACATCTCCACCGTGGGGTGCCGGTTCAAGCTGCTCCAGTGTGGACTGTCGCTGCTGCAGGGCAACACTATTCCCAAATCGCTTGCGCGTAACATACTGCGCGAGCGGATCTACGCTAACGCGCTCGATTACTTCTGCGGGCCGCAGCTCTGCCCGAGTCAGCCACGCGAGGCGCTGCTCGAGGACATTGCGATACTGCTCAAGTTCTGGCAGACGATGCGCAGCGAGAAGAAGCATCTCGTCGCGTCGGAGGTGAGCGATTACGAGCTGCACACGGCGTCGGTCAATCTGTCCGTGCAGAAGGTGTCGCTGGATACGGTTTCGCTGGCCGGTAGTGAGGTGGCCCGTTCGACGAGCAGCGGTAATGCCGGCTGGTACAACACGATCCCGCACTCGACGTCGACGCTTTCGAAGCGATCGGCACGCATCAAGCGTCCACCGTACCCGAAGGATGCGTACGATAAGGATTACATGAAGAAGCGCAATTTGATCCTGGAGCTGCTGGCCGTTGAGATTGAGTTTATGCTGATTTGGGCCAATCCACTCGCCCTGCCCGAGCTGCAAATCCCGGGCGAAGAGTCCGTGGCGGAGTGGAGGGCACGTCCGATGAAGCTGAACGTTTGGCGTGACTTCACGCGGTTGGCTTGGTCGTACAATCCGGCGCTGGCAGTGTTTTTGCCTCAGCGCATCCGCAATGCGGAAACGATCGAGGACGAGGTGACCCGGTTGGTCTGTTCGGACCCGATGGCAGCGGTGCACATTCCCGAGGCGCTCAAGTATCTCGTCACCACCAAGACGGTGCTGAACGAAGCGCCCGAGCTGGTGTACATGCTGACGTGGGCGCGGGTGAACCCGATACAGGCGCTGTCGTACTTTTCGCGCCAGTATCCGACCCATCCGCTGACGGCGCAGTACGCGGTGAAGACGCTCAATTCGTACCCGGCCGAAGCGGTCCTGCCGTACATTCCGCAGCTGGTGCAAGCGTTACGACACGATACG ATGGGTTATGTGACGGAGCTGATCAAGCACATCTCCAAACGGTCGCAAATTGTGGCCCACCAGCTCGTTTGGAACATGCAGACCAACATGTACATCGACGAGGAGATGCATCATCGTGACT CACTTTACGACGCACTGGAATCGCTCTCGCAAAACATCATCTCGTCCCTGTCCGGCCCGGCCAAGCGGTTCTACGAGCGGGAGTTTGATTTCTTCGGCAAAATTACGGCCGTCAGCGGCGAGATTCGCTCGTTCCCGAAGGGCCAGGCGCGCAAGAAGGCCTGCCTGGAGGCGCTCAGCCGCATCAAGGTCCAGTCGGGCTGCTACCTTCCCTCGAACCCGGAAGCGATGGTGCTCGACATCGACTACAACAGCGGCACACCGATGCAGAGTGCGGCGAAGGCGCCGTACCTGGCCCGGTTCCGCGTGCAGCGCTGCGGCATCACCGAGCTGGAAACGATGGCGATGGAGGTGTCGAACAATCCGGACTCGCAGATCGACGGGCCGCGCCTCAACTCGCTTGGGCCGGAAGCGTGGCAGGCGGCCATCTTTAAGGTCGGTGACGATGTGCGGCAGGACATGCTGGCGCTGCAGGTGATCTCGATCTTCAAGAACGTGTTCCAGCAGGTTGGGCTGGAGCTGTACCTGTTCCCGTACCGTGTCGTCGCCACAGCGCCCGGG TGTGGTGTGATCGAGTGTGTGCCGAACGCGAAATCACGCGACCAGCTGGGCCGGCAGACCGATTTCGGGCTGTACGAGTACTTCCTGCACCAGTACGGGGACGAAACGTCCAAAGAGTTCCAGTCGGCCCGCAGCAACTTTGTCAAATCGATGGCCGCCTACTCGGTGATCGGGTACCTGCTGCAGATAAAGGATCGCCACAACGGCAACATCATGATCGACAAGGATGGCCATATTATTCATATCG ACTTTGGCTTCATGTTTGAATCGTCCCCGGGTGGCAACATTGGCTTCGAGCCGGATCTTAAGCTCACGGAcgagatggtgatggtgatggggGGCAAGATGGAGGCGGCCCCGTTCAAATGGTTCTGCGATCTGTGCGTCCAGTCGTTCCTCGCGATCCGCCCGTACCAGGACGCGATCGTGACGCTGGTGTCGCTGATGCTCGACACCGGGCTGCCCTGCTTCCGGGGGCAAACGATCACGCTGCTGAAGCAGCGGTTCGTGCCGACCAAGAACAGCAAGGAGGCGGCCGCCCACATGCTCGGCGTGATACGCAACTCGTACCAAAACTTCCGCACGCGCACGTACGACATGATCCAGTATTATCAGAATCAAATTCCATACTAG